The Mobula birostris isolate sMobBir1 chromosome 7, sMobBir1.hap1, whole genome shotgun sequence region GAGAAAATTTCTGGACAAATTAGTTACCCCATTCCCGAGGAAATGGAAGAAGGGTCGTTTGTAGGGAACATCGCTCAAGATTTGGGAGTGAATGCACGGCAATTAGCAACCCGTAAATGCCGACTGAGCTCTGATGACGGAGGGCGGTATATGAAGGTCAGTTTGGATAATGGGGTTTTGTCCATTCGTGAAAGAATCGACCGGGAACGTCTTTGTGGGCAAACAGATATGTGTACGATGCCCTTTGAAATAATACTGGAAAATCCGTTGGAGGTGCTTCACGGAGAACTGGTGATTCTTGATGTGAATGACAATTCACCCACTTTCCGGGAGAATAGTATTCGGTTGCAGATATCCGAAGCCATTCCTTCTGGGGTACGTTTCCGTCTCGAGAGAGCGGCAGACCCCGATATCGGAATAAATACTGTCGTGGACTACGCAATCAGTTCCAGTGAGTACTTTAGTCTAAAATCACGGAGAACCGAGGCGGGTACTGTAATTGCCGAATTGCTGTTAGAGAAATCTTTAGACCGAGAACTGCAGTCATCTTTTCAGCTTGTGCTTACGGCGATGGACGGTGGGACCCCTCAGAGATCTGGAACAGCTCAGATTTTCATTAATGTGATGGATATCAATGACAATCCACCTGTATTTGAAAATGATGTTTACCGGATTAGCATAAGGGAAAATACACCCCGAGGGACATTAGTGCTGAAAGTTAAagcaaatgatttggatgaggggcTGAACGCACAGCTGACATATTCCTTCAGTGGACTTGCTTCACAAATAATGCATGGTGTGTTCAGTTTGATCCCAGAAACTGGAGAGGTTATAATTGAAGGGCCTCTAGATTTTGAAGAAACAAACAGCTATTCACTTGATATCGAAGCTGTTGATCACGGGTCTCCTGCCATTACAGGGCACTCCAATGTGCAGATTAAAGTTATTGACGTGAATGACAACGCACCCGAAATAAAAGTGACGTCACTGACTAACCAAATTCCGGAAAATGCCCCGCCCGGAACTTTCATAACACTGATCAATGTTATCGATCGTGATTCTGGAGAAAACGGTCAAGTGCGCTGCGAGATACAAAAGAACATACCTTTTATGCTGCAAGCATCATCAACTCATTATAAGATGGTTACACAGGAACGATTGGACCGTGAAACGGTGTCTGAGTATAAAATATTTGTTTCAGCCTCGGATTTGGGGTCACCTTCCCTGTCAACGAACACCATCATCCATATTGTAGTTACTGATGTAAATGATAACGCCCCACGCTTTTCTGAACTATCCTACAACGTATATGTGGCTGAAAATAATGCCCCTGGCGCATCCATTTTCACAGTATCTGCGTCCGATCCTGATCTGGGGCAGAATTCATCTGTTTCCTATTCCATTCTGGACGATCATTTCCAAAATCTACCAGTGTCCACATACCTCAGCGTTAACGCCAGAAACGGCACCCTTTACGCCTTGCGCACTTTTGACTATGAGGAATTCAAAACATTTCAGATCCATGTTGAAGCCCGTGACGCTGGGGTTCCCTCGATGAGCAGCAGCGCTACAGTGCATGTGATTATTCTGGATCAAAATGACAACGCTCCGGTAATCATTTCACATTCAGCAGAGAGTGGATCAGCAGCCGCGGAGATCATTCCTCAGTCAGCGGGTCAGGGGTATTTCGTCACCAAAATTACGGCTACAGATGCAGATTCCGGTCAGAACGCCAGGCTCTTTTACCAAATGGTGAAAGCTACTGATCCAAATTTGTTTATGATAGGTCAAACGTCCGGGGAAATCAGAACAACGCGCAAAATCTTGGAGGCGGATCTTACCAGACAGACTTTGCTCATCTTGGTGAAAGACAATGGGCTGCCAGAGCTATCCAGTACGGTTACGGTTCACATCGCAATTTTGCAGAATAGCACCGAAACTCTCGCCGAAAGTATTAATTCAGTGAATACTTCCGAAAATGTATCTGATCTCAATCTTTATTTACTGGTTATTTTTAGTTGCACTACCATTGTCTTTCTTCTAATTATCATTTTATTGATCGGGATCAAGTGTAAACGGGACAGAAATAACACCCAAGATTATACTTCTCCCAGTTATTGTTACAGACGTGGAGATATGCAGGATACGTGTAATCGAAGATCTGCAATGGAAGAAACTTTACGCTATCCCGGTACTGAGCAGTTAGTCCGTATGCCTGGACTGCCACAGTACTCGGTCCGTCTGTCTCCAGAATCAGCGAAAAGCGACTTCCTTTTCTTGAAGCCATGCGGCCTTTCCAGCTCTCAGGCTCAGTCCTAAATTATAAATGGGTAAGATCAACATTCCCAAGCTTAATGTGATTTGTTTTTAATATACTATGTTGGTGTATAGAGGAATATGGAACTTCAGAAAGTATTCCCTTTGTGAAATTACGTTTGCATCCTTTTGAAGAGGAATATATTTGTTATGGTTGTTAAAATTAAAATACCCATCACTTGAGGGTGGCATCTGTTCCCCCGGAAGAGAGTCTTATTATCTGTCTCCGAATGGCGTTCACAAATGGGTTGCTATAGAATATATTGCATATAAAGGATCATAAGTGTTTGTTTTGTATGTGTACCTAAAGTTATTATATTTGAAAAATAAGGTTTTAAAATTCGTTGACGCATTAAAATTAATACCTGATTAGGTTCTATAAAACCGGAAAATAATAACGGAAGCAGAATAGAGATGTGGGCTCTCAGGTGGAAGCAATATACTGTAAGCACTCAGTATGTCAGTCTGCCCCTGTGGAAAATGCAACATTGTTCTTCGTTTCACATCCGGATAGTTTGTCAGAACAGGTAAATAGAATAAAGAATTCCCTGTTGAATTGACAGAGCGGGAGACTGAGGAATGGATGAAACAAAGCACAGCTTTCCcaattttttttatgccataAATCCCTACCGTTAAGCTGCGATCTGTGGATTCCAGGTTAGAAACAAAGGAATTTCACCGCTATGGTCAGTGCATGGTAGGAATCTGAATAGTTAAGTAGATATAGATTGTTTTCTCTTCTGTATAACGTGCTGCTAATAACAACAGGGATTTAGAATATGCCAAGCAATCGCGCATCAATCGGTCCTTAATCTACTCTGATATCTTCTTCTCAAAGAAAGATGAAGAACACTCTCGCTGCTTGTTACTTTCCGATTCATCAGGTTTGAATGAGAATGCCATTATGCCAGTGGCAACAAGATTTCGTTCCCTCCCCCTTATTTTGTTCTTAAAAGCAGCGCTCCCTCAAGACTTCCTGTTTATATCTTTGTCTCCAGCAAAGATTCTGCATCTTTCACATGAATAAAAGAACGGAAAGGGATGCAAAGCAGAACTCCTTTTTTTAACCACCTACCTTGCAACAGTTCAATGATCTGTCCTCACAGGAAGAACTGACATAGATGAACTCTTCTAACGTAATCCGGCGAGCCGAACATCACTGGTGGTAATGTTACTGGAGGGTCTTCTGAGTACCAGGGTATACCAGTATTTTGTAATGGAAAGGATTTAAAGTTCCGTCTGTGGGATTGCATGTCAAAAGTTTGTCATGAGGTTTTTGAACTGACGACGAAGTCAGGAGATTATCTCATGAGGAGTAATAAGGGTTTCGGCAAAGCTCTACTGATTGTCTAGACTAAGTGTTCTCAAACATTTTTAagccatggacctctaccattagACGAAGCGTtcgtagaccccaggttggaaacaaCTGGTCTTGACTGAGATTTAAATCACATTAATTAGATAGAGACCAAGAGAAGCCATATTACAAATGATGGACTAAAGGCCGAGACAAACCTTATTTGCAGACAAATGGTCTGCAGGATATATAAGTATAAGGACGAGAATAAGCTCATAATAGAGAGAAGTCGTGTAAATTAAAACAATGAGTTACAGAATGGTACTGTGACGAAAAGTATAAATGAAAGAGAATACTGAATTTTCTGCGGAAGGGAATGAATGGCTTTCTGACAAAGTTTGTAAACGATATGTGGAGGGAAGAGTAGTTTCGGCAAACcagagaatctgcagaaggaattaGGCAGATGGTAAGAATGGGCAAATATGTGGGAAATAGAAAATCGTGTAGGCatgtgcatggtcatgcattttgacagaaggaataaagacatagactattaataccataagatataggagcagaattaagccattttggccaatcgagtctgctctcccattccatcatggctgatccaattatcTTCTCAGATCCAATCTCCTGTCTagtccccatatcccttcatgccctgtccaAAAAGAAGCTATCAAAATCTGCCTTAATTGTACATAAAGACCTTGTCGCCACAGCTGCATCTGCAAATAaatccgcagattcaccactctctggctaaatacattcctcttcatctccgatCTGAAATAATGGCCATCTATTctgagctgtgtcctctggtcttggactctcacACCACagaaaaatatcctctccacatccactctatcaaggcctttaacTATTCGACAGGTTTttaatgaggtcactcctcaatcttctgaattccagtgaatgcagtCCCAGGGCCATCAAGCGCTCTTCAAATGGCAAATCATTCAAGCCTGGAATATTTTCCAGAACCGCTTTTGAaaactctccagtttcagcacatcttttctaagataaagggtacaaacctgctcacagtactccaaaagatgcctcaccagtgctttataaagtttcaacattacgtccttgcttttatactttagtcctttaaaatgaatgctaaagttgcatttgcctttcccaccacagacacaacgtgcaagttaatctttagggaatcctgcacatattctctccaattagaaaatCAGCAACCGTGTAAGTTCTTCCAACAACCTGAATTAATATATACTTCTTGATTTTGTATTTTATCTGCAAATTTTTgttattctcccaatctgtctaattatttctgtagcccctctacttGCACACAACTACTTGCCCTCCACCTATGTtcatgttgtcagcaaactttctCACACCgaaatcaattccattatccaaatcattaacatataacataaaagatCGATCCCAACACATACTCCAGTAGAGTACCACTGGTCACCGGAAGCCAGTCAGAAAAGCTtccctttattgccactctttgcctcctgacaatcaaCCGCTACTTTCTCCATGattgaatctttcctgtaatatcacgaGCTCGTAGTTTGTCAAGCAGACTCGTGTGTGGCAAGTTGTCAAAGgcctgctgaaatccatgtacactacacataaccgattctcctttgtctatcctgattgttatttcTTCCAATAATTTCAACacatttgtcgggcaagattttcctttgagtaaATCATGCTGACGACGCCCTGTCTTATGATGTGCCTCTAAGTGCGCTAAGACCTCATGCTTCaaaatcgattccaacatcttcccaacgacTGAGCTCAGACTTaatgacctatagtttcctttcttgaagagtggaatgacctttgtaattttccagtcttatgGAACAATGTCAGaatctaatgatttttgaaacaACATTATTAATGCCTgcaccatctcttcagccacctgttCCTAAACATTGTGGTGTTCACCATCTGGCCAGGTAACTTACCTACCTTCTGCTCTTTCAGTGGCCCTAGAAACTTACCTCTAttcatggtaacttcacacactgcaTGCCCCTGACACCTAGAACATTTACCATATTGCTAgagtattccacagtgaagactgatgcaaaatacctattcaCTTCTTCCGCTATCTCGTTGGCCcctattgctacctctccagcatccttTTCCAGTCGTCCGATATCCaatctcacttctcttttacctGCTGCATATTCTCTTTAAAATTATTGGTTTTCTCAGTTTggtataccatcttaatgacaGTTTAtggtgccttctgttggtttttaaaagcttgccaATCCTGTAACTACCcattattttttgctctattgAATTCTCTCTCAGGCATTATATtgtctttgatttctcttgttatcCACGGTTGTGTAATtttctctttagaatacttcaccCTCTTTAGGATctacatatcctgtgccttccgaattgtttccagtaattccagccattgctgctctgccgtcatccctggcAATGCTCTTTTCCAGTCCATTTCTGACCAGCTCCTCTCAAGCctttgcaattccctttactccactataatgctgatgcatctgactttagcatTTCCCTCtcaattatgatcactttccccaaaaACTTCTTTTCCCTTGAACTCTAAAAAAAATTGCGGTTCATTGCAGAACACCCAATCGAAAATACTTGATCCTGTATTGAGCCCAATCAAGTGCTTCTCTAAAAATCCACTCTGGAAGATTCCCCTTCTGTAATCGTGCTGGACCTAGTTTTCCCTATTCTGCCTGCTtactgaagtcccccatgactattgtatcaTTGACattttggtatgcattttctatctcccgttgtaattcaTAGGCCAAATCCTTACTACTCTTTGGGTCTATATATACAGCTCCCATCAGGATCCTTTCACCCTTCTAGTTCCTTAGCACTATCCACAATAATTCAACTCCTTCTGACCCTATGctatctctttctaatgatttcattttatttttaccaACTGGCCACGGCGCCCCTCTGCCTTT contains the following coding sequences:
- the LOC140200907 gene encoding protocadherin gamma-B1-like translates to MACVWRLNLTLIASIFIVCALEKISGQISYPIPEEMEEGSFVGNIAQDLGVNARQLATRKCRLSSDDGGRYMKVSLDNGVLSIRERIDRERLCGQTDMCTMPFEIILENPLEVLHGELVILDVNDNSPTFRENSIRLQISEAIPSGVRFRLERAADPDIGINTVVDYAISSSEYFSLKSRRTEAGTVIAELLLEKSLDRELQSSFQLVLTAMDGGTPQRSGTAQIFINVMDINDNPPVFENDVYRISIRENTPRGTLVLKVKANDLDEGLNAQLTYSFSGLASQIMHGVFSLIPETGEVIIEGPLDFEETNSYSLDIEAVDHGSPAITGHSNVQIKVIDVNDNAPEIKVTSLTNQIPENAPPGTFITLINVIDRDSGENGQVRCEIQKNIPFMLQASSTHYKMVTQERLDRETVSEYKIFVSASDLGSPSLSTNTIIHIVVTDVNDNAPRFSELSYNVYVAENNAPGASIFTVSASDPDLGQNSSVSYSILDDHFQNLPVSTYLSVNARNGTLYALRTFDYEEFKTFQIHVEARDAGVPSMSSSATVHVIILDQNDNAPVIISHSAESGSAAAEIIPQSAGQGYFVTKITATDADSGQNARLFYQMVKATDPNLFMIGQTSGEIRTTRKILEADLTRQTLLILVKDNGLPELSSTVTVHIAILQNSTETLAESINSVNTSENVSDLNLYLLVIFSCTTIVFLLIIILLIGIKCKRDRNNTQDYTSPSYCYRRGDMQDTCNRRSAMEETLRYPGTEQLVRMPGLPQYSVRLSPESAKSDFLFLKPCGLSSSQAQS